CCTGTCCCAGGATACGAGCGAACCGAATATTTTCCGCCCCCGGATTGAAGGGCGCCCATAATCGACCCTTACATGCGTCCCTCCGATGATCGTCTCGGCCTGCGATCTCGGTGAATGGACACCTTTAAGCAATTTATTCGAGACTCTGAGCTTTGAAACCAGTGAATCTACGATCGAGAGGGGTATTCGACGGGCTATATAGGACATTCGTGCGGTTCCTGTACCCTCAAGAGTGCTCAATCGCCCTTGTGCATCAAGATGTGCACGCACCACTCCCATAGTGGACGGATTGTCGATGGTCAAAAGGTTGGGGCGGATTATTTCAAGCATAACTGGCTGTTGGGTTGTGCCCCAGGGCAGTCGTACTTCTTCCTTATCCCTTTCGTTTGACAGCATCCAGATGGACAAGGATTCAAACACCGAAAAAATCGGAATTTGCATAAGAATGAGATGATTGCCTCCGGGAACACTATAACTGCTTGCTAGGGATGGGTTGGGAGGAGATGAAGTATTTACTACATTGGTAAAATGAGTACTATCGACATCGTATATGATCGTCTCATGGCTACTCAAAACCTCATTTCCTGCAGCATCGATTTCATAGAATAGTTGCTCCATTCTTTGAATGATTCCGTTCTCCAGGAAGTGTACATCAAAGTATCGGTGCCGTACTGACCCTTCAGTTACGAGGCTCTCACCAAACACCCTTCCCGGGATGCGAGTATATTTTTCTACCCCTATAGTGTCCTGGCCGAGTGTTAGAATAAAAGCACCCTGATCATAGGCGAGCTGTGCTAGCGCAGACTGAGCTGCGAACAGCAAGAGCAATGTAATTACTATAAGTCTGCGCATCATGCCCCCTATAGCGTCAAATGAATCAGCAGGATAACCTCATATTCTCCACTTTAGCAACAGATCTATCGGTCATTTCGCTGCACCTGCACCAGTCTCCACCCGATTCTCTGAGCTGAATACTGTATTTCTGATTGGGAGACGCTCCTCCCAAGAGGCCGCTGCCCCCAAATCCTCGACCAGGCACACTTTCGAGCTATTGTTGAGGCCTACCAGCCTTTCGGCTACTTGTCTGACACGTTGAATCCGCCGTGTATCCGTTCCGGGTTAGTGTTCAACGTTCCGAGTAAGCAATCCTGTATCGTACTATCACCCGGAACTCCGAATCCGGAACGCCATGACAGTATCCGGCAAATTCGTGTTGACGATCTACGAGAGCTTAACTTAGCCGGAAATTTCCCGTTAGCCGGCGCCGTATCAATACCCGCCGGCTCATTGGGGGCTGGACTCTGGAAGGGCTTTATATAGGTTCTGAATCGGAGGTGTTGGCTTTGTGATGTCTGGCCGGCCAAGTTCAGCGGCGCATCGCATGCCGTTGATGCCACGCCCGTGAGCGGAAACGTCGCCCGGCGTTAATTACGATAGAGTGCGTTGTTATACCGCCGATTTCCCTGGTTCAGAGCAACTGTTTGAACGGAGCCACCGTCAACCCGGCGTCCTTTATAAGTCCTCCCATCGTGAAGGCATTGACGGGATTCCCCCGTGGAATCGTCAGGATGCGGGTGCCGTCCGACATGATGATGTGTTTGCTCTCCCCGATCATGCGGAACCTAGCTTTCTCAAAAGCGCGTACGGCTTCGCGGTAATTGACACCTGGAATCTTCGGCATCGTTACGCCGCCACCTCGACTTCCCGTACCTCGGCGTCTTCGTCACTGGCTAGCTCAGCGGCGACCGCGAGGTACTCGGCGATGGCATCAACGATGTTGTCCAGGGCTTCCCTTTCCGTTTCCCCTTGAGACCAACAGCCGGGGAGACCGGGGCAGGAAACGCTGAAGCCTTCTTCAGTTTTTCGGAGGGCGACTTTGTATTTCATTGCGCACCGAGCTATAGGTTGAGACGGTCTGATCAGAACGAGGGAGGTGAGGGGCGGTTTCTTTATGATGGTATAACTAACACTATTATGTCTTCTTGAAAATAACACAACCAGGATTTCAAGCGCAACGACCTGAATCTAAAATGGTTGCGGCGAGGGTATGCTGGTTTTTGAACAACAGTCTCGATAAGAGGACCTGCATCTTATCAACATCCCGAGAGCCTCCGTCTTACCCAAATTGCTCACCAGGCTCGCATCGGTGCGGGGCTCCTCTCGACCACGGCGCAACGCCTGCGGCGTCACGGCCAAACGCTGAAGGTCCACGCCACTCAGCGGATCCATAAACCCCGGGTTGATAAATATTTATGCCGGTAAGGCAGGCTCACGCCCTGAGATGCGCCGGCCATCGCTTCCTTCGTGCGGCAACCTGATGCTTTAATGTGTCCGCCCGCTGAGTCCCGAATAAGGTGGGCCGGCGTGGCGGAGGGCCTTGTTCATTAGATAACCCTTTCATACCATCCAGTGCCCTGTTCGTAGACTCGCTCGATTGCATCCCATGTCCGACACGAAGCACTTCTTCGTCAGCTACAACAAGGCCGACATCCGCTGGGCGGAGTGGATCGCGCAAAAGCTGGAGGACAACGGGTACGGGGTCCAGATACAGGCATGGGACTCCCGGCCGGGGATGAACTTCATCGCGTGGATGCAACAGGCGAGCGTTGACTGCGATCGGACCCTGGCTGTGCTGTCGCCGGATTACTTCACGGGTAAGTTCTCGGAGATGGAATGGACAGCCGCACTCTACGACGGCAAGCTCCTCACCGTCCGTGTCGCCGACTTTCAAGTGCCCGGTCTCCTCGGACCCATCGGCTACATTGACCTCGTGGGTACAGCGGAAGAGGAAACGCTCGACCGGCTACTCAAGGGGATTCAGGCCGGCCGTGCCAAACCGGACAAGCCCCTACCGTTCCCCGGTCACTTTGCAAAAGCGTCGTCGCTGCGTTTCCCCGGCACTCTCCCTGCCGTGTGGAACGTGGCCCGCCGCAACCCCCTGTTTACCGGGCGCGAGGAGTTGCTCGACACCCTCAAGACGACGCTCAGCAGCGGGCACAGCGCCGCTCTTACGGCGCTCGCCGGCCTCGGCGGCGTGGGCAAGTCGCAGCTCGCCCTCGAATACGCCCACCGCTACCAGGCCGACTACGAGCTGGTCTGGTGGTTCGCCGCAGAAGAATCGACCTCGGTGTTCTCAGGCTTCAGCGCTCTGGCCCGCGAACTCGACCTCCCGGAGCATGATGCCTCGGAGCAGATAGTAGTGGTGCAGGCGGTACTCCGATACCTTCACCAGCGCCGGGGCTGGCTCCTCATCTTCGACAACGCCGAGGATCCGGAAGCCATCGCTCCTTTTCTTCCCCAGGGTGCCGGCCACCTGCTCCTTACCTCCCGCAACCCCAATTGGACGGGCATCGCGAAGAAGCTAGAGGTGACCACCTGGCCCCGGGAAGAGGCCGTCGACTACCTCCTCAAGACAGCCGGACTCGACGACCGCGCCGGTGCCGGCCGCCTCGCCCACACCCTCGGCGACCTCCCCCTGGCTCTCGCCCAGGCTGCCGCCTACATCGCCGCCAGCCCGGGAATGCGTTCGTACTACGACTACGTGGCACTCTTTAACACCCAGCGCGCCGCCCTATGGGCCGCTGAGGAAAAGCCGCACGGGTACGACCAGACGGTGGGCACCACCTGGACCATGGCCATGAAGCGCGTGGAGGACGAAGCCCCGGCCGGCACGCTCCTCCTTCGCCTCTGCGCCTTTTTTGCCCCGGAGAACATCCCCATCGGCCTTCTTGAACGCCTCGCCGGCCACGCCTCCGATCTTCAGGCCGACCTCCTCCAAAACCCCATCGCCTGGAACAGCGGTCTCGCCGCCCTGGCGAAATACTCCCTCGTCACTCGCTCCGACGACGGCATCTCCGTGCACCGCCTCGTCCAGACCGTCACCCGCGACCGGATGGGGAAGGAAGAAGAGGCCCGGTGGCGCGAACACGCCCTCGCGCTCCTTATCGACGCCTGGCCCGGGGATGATTACCGGCAGTG
This DNA window, taken from Rhodothermales bacterium, encodes the following:
- a CDS encoding DUF2911 domain-containing protein, whose translation is MMRRLIVITLLLLFAAQSALAQLAYDQGAFILTLGQDTIGVEKYTRIPGRVFGESLVTEGSVRHRYFDVHFLENGIIQRMEQLFYEIDAAGNEVLSSHETIIYDVDSTHFTNVVNTSSPPNPSLASSYSVPGGNHLILMQIPIFSVFESLSIWMLSNERDKEEVRLPWGTTQQPVMLEIIRPNLLTIDNPSTMGVVRAHLDAQGRLSTLEGTGTARMSYIARRIPLSIVDSLVSKLRVSNKLLKGVHSPRSQAETIIGGTHVRVDYGRPSIRGRKIFGSLVSWDRVWRTGANGSTLFEVNQNIVVGGQKIPAGRYTLWSIPSMSGWTLIVNKQTGQWGTDYDESEDFVRLPMNIKSLAESVEQFTISIDLQDGARILKMAWENTEAWVSIDEN
- a CDS encoding type II toxin-antitoxin system HicB family antitoxin, with amino-acid sequence MKYKVALRKTEEGFSVSCPGLPGCWSQGETEREALDNIVDAIAEYLAVAAELASDEDAEVREVEVAA
- the fxsT gene encoding FxSxx-COOH system tetratricopeptide repeat protein; translation: MSDTKHFFVSYNKADIRWAEWIAQKLEDNGYGVQIQAWDSRPGMNFIAWMQQASVDCDRTLAVLSPDYFTGKFSEMEWTAALYDGKLLTVRVADFQVPGLLGPIGYIDLVGTAEEETLDRLLKGIQAGRAKPDKPLPFPGHFAKASSLRFPGTLPAVWNVARRNPLFTGREELLDTLKTTLSSGHSAALTALAGLGGVGKSQLALEYAHRYQADYELVWWFAAEESTSVFSGFSALARELDLPEHDASEQIVVVQAVLRYLHQRRGWLLIFDNAEDPEAIAPFLPQGAGHLLLTSRNPNWTGIAKKLEVTTWPREEAVDYLLKTAGLDDRAGAGRLAHTLGDLPLALAQAAAYIAASPGMRSYYDYVALFNTQRAALWAAEEKPHGYDQTVGTTWTMAMKRVEDEAPAGTLLLRLCAFFAPENIPIGLLERLAGHASDLQADLLQNPIAWNSGLAALAKYSLVTRSDDGISVHRLVQTVTRDRMGKEEEARWREHALALLIDAWPGDDYRQWGDCEALLPHAQACAERVETGDAESEHFAKLAALMGYFLDARGLYGSAEPLYQRALLARERVLGLEHPSTLTSVNNLASL